From Catharus ustulatus isolate bCatUst1 chromosome 6, bCatUst1.pri.v2, whole genome shotgun sequence, a single genomic window includes:
- the CALCB gene encoding calcitonin gene-related peptide 2 isoform X3, producing the protein MVMLKISSFLAVYALVVCQMDSFQAAPVRPGLESITDRVTLSDYEARRLLNALVKEFIQMTAEELEQASEGNSVTAQKRACNTATCVTHRLADFLSRSGAVGKNNFVPTNVGSKAFGRRRRSVQK; encoded by the exons ATGGTTATGCTGAAGATTTCATCTTTCCTTGCTGTTTATGCCTTGGTTGTGTGCCAGATGGACAGCTTCCAGGCAGCCCCAGTCAG ACCTGGCCTGGAGTCCATAACGGATCGAGTGACTCTCAGCGATTACGAAGCTCGGAGGTTATTAAATGCACTGGTGAAAGAGTTCATACAGATGACAGCAGAAGAGCTGGAGCAAGCCTCTGAGGGGAACAG TGTAACAGCACAGAAGAGGGCCTGCAACACAGCCACCTGTGTGACCCACCGCCTGGCAGACTTCCTGAGCAGGTCAGGGGCCGTGGGCAAGAACAACTTCGTCCCAACCAACGTGGGCTCCAAGGCCTTCGGCAGGCGGAGAAGAAGCGTCCAGAAATAG
- the CALCB gene encoding calcitonin gene-related peptide 2 isoform X1 — translation MVMLKISSFLAVYALVVCQMDSFQAAPVRPGLESITDRVTLSDYEARRLLNALVKEFIQMTAEELEQASEGNSLDRPISKRCASLSTCVLGKLSQELHKLQTYPRTDVGAGTPGKKRNVLSDLEHERYANYGEPLGNN, via the exons ATGGTTATGCTGAAGATTTCATCTTTCCTTGCTGTTTATGCCTTGGTTGTGTGCCAGATGGACAGCTTCCAGGCAGCCCCAGTCAG ACCTGGCCTGGAGTCCATAACGGATCGAGTGACTCTCAGCGATTACGAAGCTCGGAGGTTATTAAATGCACTGGTGAAAGAGTTCATACAGATGACAGCAGAAGAGCTGGAGCAAGCCTCTGAGGGGAACAG CCTGGATAGACCCATTTCCAAACGCTGTGCCAGTCTGAGTACTTGTGTGCTGGGCAAACTGTCTCAAGAATTGCACAAATTGCAAACTTACCCTCGCACTGACGTCGGGGCTGGAACTCCTGGCAAGAAACGGAATGTGCTGAGTGACCTGGAACATGAACGCTATGCAAACTATGGGGAACCCCTAGGAAACAACTAG
- the CALCB gene encoding calcitonin gene-related peptide 2 isoform X2, translating into MVMLKISSFLAVYALVVCQMDSFQAAPVRPGLESITDRVTLSDYEARRLLNALVKEFIQMTAEELEQASEGNSSVTAQKRACNTATCVTHRLADFLSRSGAVGKNNFVPTNVGSKAFGRRRRSVQK; encoded by the exons ATGGTTATGCTGAAGATTTCATCTTTCCTTGCTGTTTATGCCTTGGTTGTGTGCCAGATGGACAGCTTCCAGGCAGCCCCAGTCAG ACCTGGCCTGGAGTCCATAACGGATCGAGTGACTCTCAGCGATTACGAAGCTCGGAGGTTATTAAATGCACTGGTGAAAGAGTTCATACAGATGACAGCAGAAGAGCTGGAGCAAGCCTCTGAGGGGAACAG CAGTGTAACAGCACAGAAGAGGGCCTGCAACACAGCCACCTGTGTGACCCACCGCCTGGCAGACTTCCTGAGCAGGTCAGGGGCCGTGGGCAAGAACAACTTCGTCCCAACCAACGTGGGCTCCAAGGCCTTCGGCAGGCGGAGAAGAAGCGTCCAGAAATAG